One window of the Burkholderia ubonensis subsp. mesacidophila genome contains the following:
- a CDS encoding tannase/feruloyl esterase family alpha/beta hydrolase: MVKRSLLFCTALLPAAILAGCGGDDSIAPASPHLGAATPAAMTQTCDALAARLAYANTSFTSVTTAAAGALTVAGKPIAEHCVIAGKMNERVSPVDGKTYAIGFEMRLPKAWNGRFFYQANGGLDGNVLTATGEIGGGGPLTNALNLGFAVISSDSGHSAAQNPLFGLDPQARRDYGYAAVDALTPMAKQVIRLAYGKGPDRSYFGGCSNGGRHAMVTAARNAADYDGIIAGDPGFHLPKAAIGEMFGAQQFAKIASATGTNGLPDLRSGFTDAERQFVGAKIVEKCDTLDGVADGMVQDVAACQAHFSVDTDIPTCANGVRTGACLTSAQKTALANVFAGARNSAGAALYASFPYDPGIAGSNWAAWKQSNSVTLDPAAMAFTFMTPPKPAATLANLPGFALGFDMDNDAPAIFATSGVYAESAWSFMTPPDETNLSALKARGAKLLVYHGTGDPVFSFNDTSDWYARLAQANGGDASDFARFYPVPGMNHCSGGPAADQFDMLTPLVAWVEQGQAPEAVVATARDASNAVPNAEVPASWGAGRTRPLCPYPKVARYDGAGEVNSAGSFSCR, translated from the coding sequence ATCGTGAAGCGATCCTTACTGTTTTGCACGGCGCTGCTGCCCGCCGCGATCCTTGCCGGCTGCGGCGGCGACGATTCGATTGCGCCTGCCTCCCCGCACCTGGGCGCCGCGACACCGGCCGCGATGACGCAGACCTGCGACGCGCTCGCCGCGCGGCTCGCCTATGCGAACACGTCGTTCACGTCGGTGACGACCGCGGCCGCCGGCGCGCTGACGGTGGCCGGCAAGCCGATCGCCGAACACTGCGTGATCGCCGGAAAGATGAACGAGCGCGTGAGCCCCGTGGATGGCAAAACCTACGCGATCGGCTTCGAGATGCGCTTGCCGAAAGCATGGAACGGCCGCTTCTTCTACCAAGCCAACGGCGGCCTCGACGGCAACGTGCTGACGGCGACCGGCGAGATCGGCGGCGGCGGGCCGCTGACGAATGCGCTGAACCTGGGCTTCGCGGTGATCAGCTCGGATTCCGGGCACAGCGCCGCGCAGAACCCGCTGTTCGGGCTCGATCCGCAGGCGCGCCGCGATTACGGCTACGCGGCCGTCGATGCGCTGACGCCGATGGCGAAGCAGGTGATCCGCCTCGCGTACGGGAAGGGGCCGGACCGCAGCTATTTCGGCGGCTGCTCGAACGGCGGGCGGCACGCGATGGTGACGGCGGCGCGCAATGCGGCCGACTACGACGGGATCATCGCCGGCGATCCGGGCTTCCATCTGCCGAAGGCGGCGATCGGCGAGATGTTTGGCGCGCAGCAGTTCGCGAAGATCGCGTCGGCGACCGGCACGAACGGGCTGCCGGATCTGCGCAGCGGCTTCACGGACGCAGAGCGGCAGTTCGTCGGCGCGAAGATCGTCGAGAAATGCGACACGCTCGACGGCGTCGCGGACGGCATGGTGCAGGACGTCGCCGCGTGCCAGGCGCATTTCAGTGTCGACACGGACATCCCGACCTGCGCGAACGGCGTGCGCACCGGCGCGTGCCTGACGAGCGCGCAGAAGACGGCGCTCGCCAACGTGTTCGCGGGAGCACGCAACAGTGCGGGCGCGGCGCTGTACGCGAGCTTTCCGTACGATCCGGGCATCGCGGGCAGCAACTGGGCCGCGTGGAAGCAGTCGAATTCGGTCACGCTCGATCCGGCCGCGATGGCGTTCACGTTCATGACGCCGCCGAAGCCCGCGGCGACGCTCGCGAACCTGCCGGGTTTCGCGCTCGGCTTCGACATGGATAACGATGCGCCGGCGATCTTCGCGACGAGCGGTGTGTATGCGGAATCCGCGTGGTCGTTCATGACGCCGCCCGACGAGACGAACCTGTCGGCGCTGAAGGCGCGCGGTGCGAAGCTGCTCGTCTATCACGGCACCGGCGATCCGGTGTTTTCGTTCAACGACACGAGCGACTGGTATGCGCGGCTCGCACAGGCGAACGGTGGGGATGCGTCGGATTTCGCGCGGTTCTATCCGGTGCCGGGGATGAATCATTGCTCGGGCGGGCCGGCGGCGGATCAGTTCGACATGTTGACGCCGCTGGTTGCGTGGGTCGAGCAGGGGCAAGCGCCGGAGGCGGTCGTGGCGACAGCGCGCGATGCGTCGAATGCGGTGCCGAATGCGGAAGTGCCTGCGTCATGGGGCGCGGGGCGGACGCGGCCGCTGTGTCCTTATCCGAAAGTGGCGCGATATGACGGGGCGGGTGAGGTGAATTCGGCGGGGAGTTTCAGTTGTCGGTGA
- a CDS encoding porin: MKNTQALLAAGACALAAASAHAQSSVTLYGIIDTGIEYVSHANAAGDRVVRMPAVTGELPSRWGLRGTEDLGGGYQAVFVLESGFNVRGGDLGQGGRLFGRQAFVGLKSGLGTLAFGRQYMMTYLALQGADIVGPDIYGLGSLDAYVPNGRADNAVTYTANYRGFTFGAGYSFGRDGAGTGNSPGQGTCAGQVPGRAVECRDWSVMLKYDSALFGVAASYEEQRGGANAAASFFDGVTPAVFTTSADKDARTHVSGYVNVGHARVGAGWLGRRVTTEAPAAPGARSDLFFVGASYAFTPLFTVDGQGYRIVNTAHDTRATMATLRATYSLSKRTSVYAQTSYLWNSAHARYAVSGGGPGTTPGAGMNQLGAMVGVKHLF, from the coding sequence ATGAAGAACACCCAGGCCCTGCTGGCGGCCGGCGCATGTGCGCTGGCCGCGGCGAGCGCGCATGCGCAGTCGAGCGTGACGCTGTACGGGATCATCGACACCGGCATCGAATACGTGTCGCACGCGAATGCGGCCGGCGACCGCGTCGTGCGCATGCCTGCCGTGACGGGCGAACTGCCGTCGCGCTGGGGCCTGCGCGGCACCGAGGATCTCGGCGGCGGCTACCAGGCGGTGTTCGTGCTCGAGAGCGGCTTCAACGTGCGCGGCGGCGATCTCGGCCAGGGCGGCCGGCTGTTCGGCCGGCAGGCGTTCGTCGGGCTGAAGAGCGGTTTAGGCACGCTCGCGTTCGGTCGCCAGTACATGATGACCTACCTCGCGCTGCAGGGCGCCGACATCGTCGGCCCGGACATCTACGGCCTCGGTTCGCTCGACGCCTACGTGCCGAACGGCCGCGCGGACAACGCGGTCACGTACACGGCGAACTACCGGGGCTTCACGTTCGGCGCCGGCTATTCGTTCGGCCGCGACGGCGCGGGCACCGGCAATTCGCCCGGACAGGGCACCTGCGCGGGCCAGGTGCCGGGCCGCGCGGTCGAATGCCGCGACTGGTCGGTGATGCTCAAGTACGACAGCGCGCTGTTCGGCGTCGCCGCGTCGTACGAGGAGCAGCGCGGCGGCGCGAACGCGGCCGCGAGCTTCTTCGACGGCGTGACGCCCGCCGTCTTCACGACGAGCGCGGACAAGGATGCGCGCACGCACGTCAGCGGCTACGTGAACGTCGGCCATGCGCGCGTCGGCGCGGGCTGGCTCGGACGGCGCGTGACGACCGAAGCGCCCGCGGCGCCAGGCGCGCGTTCCGACCTGTTCTTCGTCGGCGCGTCGTATGCGTTCACGCCGCTGTTCACCGTCGACGGCCAGGGCTACCGGATCGTCAACACCGCGCACGACACCCGCGCGACGATGGCGACGCTGCGCGCAACCTACTCGCTGTCGAAGCGCACGTCGGTCTACGCGCAGACCTCGTACCTGTGGAACAGCGCGCACGCGCGCTATGCGGTGAGCGGCGGCGGCCCCGGCACGACGCCCGGCGCCGGGATGAACCAGCTCGGCGCGATGGTCGGCGTCAAGCACCTGTTCTGA